The nucleotide window aataaattaattttttaatagtagactctatttttttttaaaacgattgcacgatatttacacatttcacgactatatgtaatattactcttgaGGGAtcgaggttttttttttttttttatatatattgatagagATATGTGGGGGATTAGTAATAAGTAGAGGAGTTAAAgcctcaaatgtttattttaataaaaaaaaattagaaaaaactttaaaatgtCAATAAGTATaacttttaaaatgtttaatcaTAGtgataatttaaagaaaaaaaaaaaaagacaatgaaGTATTGTAGatgaaacgagagagagagagagagagaggagcaaAGATCCTCCTTTCACGCCGAGATTTAGCAGTGGGAAGTATATAATGTTTGGAAGGAGAGGCAGTGAAGCACCATGATTGTGTGCAGGTAATGAATGTTCATTCTCAGTACCACCAAAGCCGGTCAATAGGGGGGTGGGTAACACGGTCTTTTCCGGGGAGCGCCCCGGGAAGGGGGGGGGAGAAGGGAAGGAGAGCTTCCTTCGACGTTTTTGTACGACAGAACAAGAATCACTGCCTAAAAAGATAACGACACggtatgatttttttatctttttttctcttttttaaagaaaaaataaaaaataaagaatagtgataaacataaaaaacttTACACAACACctgttataaaataagaatatttttttaaaatatttttaactttataaaatattttacaaaaatacctctcattttaaaacattattgtaTAAAATCTTACTTTCATCTCATACAAAGTTTGGCAAAAACGACAGTGAATGGCAGTGATTTGGACACGtcctagttttttttattaatgtagTTGTgttgaagagaaatgatatttgtaattgtggTCGTAGAGTGCTCAAGTgccacataattatttttaacaaaataaataaataagaaattcacataaaaaaaaactcattttttaataataaatctcatatttttcaaaaaaattacataatatttatacatttcacgactgtatctagcattactttaTGCTCAAACTATAGCCATGCCAATCCCACCATTATTCCTACTCCGACCaaaattaaatacttaattattttacaattttgttttaaatggaacctaataatatataaaattacttttaatgacatactaaaatgatattaatttaatttattgtcgAGATCCTTTGAATCAATTGACAATATCTTGATTTCTCATAAGATAACAAATGATCGAATCATCCTCcccatgaataaaaaataaattttattaatttattaaaaaataatttgtaaaataattgtaagatTTTGTGGTTgtgatgaataattttatttaaaaaaatctatctattaaaatattaaacacaacttatataaaatattgtcacgttaattagtattaaatatatttttattttaagtttttataattatattaaatttaataataatttgtattaagaaatttgtgcatttaaaatctgtttggataatgagttgagatgaaaattgaataaaatattattttttaatattattattgttttaaaatttgaaaaaattataatgatgagataagatgagatgaatattttcactatccaaacgagataGTCATTGTACTTAATCCAAAGGGATATCTTGTACCGGTCTAGAAGTGAACTGAGGTGGGAATCATGAAAATTTCCAAATATTTAAGATCTAATCAGGATGGCTATGGATTGAGTCCTAAACATGCCTacttatttattgttatgtcaATGGTTCTATTCTAAGATATTTtacgaaaaaaaatattcttatataagAGATGATGTGTTATGAAGTGCTCTTAGGAATTATGAAGTAGAAATAaaatgttggatattgataacatgttttcaaatttctaaaatttcttcagccacaaaaaataagaatttattgaaaaacttagggtaaaaaatgtaaatttctaaattttatatgttaGGAGAGATATTAGAGTTGGATGCTACATAAACATCCTCGCTACTTAACTCATAATCAAGAATATCCTATTCTTAATATAAACAgtatttcaaaaaatcttatattgaaatttttgattAATATAAGATACAATGTAATAATGTATAAATCTTATGCAAACCTTCGAAAAAAGTACAATTGACataaaaagtaaagtttttaaaatatattttactttttactcAAATGGCTTCTTAGTAACttgcaaataataaatttagttAGAGCACTTCAAGCATTTatttaggggtgctacctgcacTACTAGGGGTGCCCTTGTCCCGCCCCCATATGGGTGCAGGGGACAATTTGGGCCCATGTGCCTTGGCATTGACCTCGGTGGGCGAGTGCCCTCGTCTGATGTTGGGGGTTGGATTGGCCCCCATGACCATCCGTCCCACCCTTGCCTCTTGGCCCCGCATGGGTGCAGGGGACAATTTGGGCCTATGTGCCTTGACATCATCCTCGGTGGGTGAGTGCCCTCATATGATGTTAGGGGTTGGATTGGCCCCCCCAACTGAAAAACAATATcaaattcacaaaatcacaTATCCAtccataacaaataaaaaaaaataaaaacaacaacaaatctaAGTCAAATAATCACATGTTGTGCGTCTCTTCTCAAATCCACCTTCCACGACCATTTGTGACCGTGGTTCCAAATATGAGTGTATAGGAACTGCGTAAACCGGTTGAGAACCGATTAGATCGACTGCCGAAGCAAGGAACCAACCGAAACTGACAAGGAACCGGTTGGCGGGCGgcaaaaattgatgaaaattgatATCGACTGGTTCAGTGCCAATTTGAACCGTTGAAAAATCGTTGAATCGGccgatcctatatatatattaaatatatgtatataaaacggtgtcgttttgtctctaaaagttaaaaaaaaaaacatatggaaCGACAGGTTCTATTTCAAAATAGATTAATAACCTCCTGGCccatcttcttattcttcttccttgcatcttttttttccttgtaatgACGTTTTCTCCTTTGCAACTTCCTTCTACTCTCTCATGGTAGACAATGCGGCATCCCTCCTCCGTCACATAGACGCCGACGACATATCGAAAAACTGAACCGCGCCACGTCTAGATTGATATATatcgattttctttttcccaatcAATTGGTTTCGGCCGGTTTTATGCTCTCATAGCAGACGTCGGTGTAGCGTTGGTTTGGCACCAAAATTGTGCCAAACCCATCGATTTTCAGCTCTAGTTCCAGAGTTATTTGTgctaaaaaatagaagaaaaagtggaagaggaggaggagggcagACTCAAGAGAGAATGGGGGTGATGCCGCGACGGGAGGGGGTGAGAGTAATAGTGATGgggaaggaagagagagagagagagagagagagaggggggggggggggttggggtCGTCCGCCGCCCAGCCCTACATTTCAAGACGAGGTCCTAGGTGTATTTGCTTTCGTGCCCTCGCAAACGTCACTGACCTTCGAAATTCCCACGCAAATAACAAACTTTCGCTTTTAAAAGGGCAGTTTACTTCACTGTCGAACAAAAATCGACGGCCTGCGTTCAACCATCCATATACATCAGCAGCAGCCATTCATGCGTTCCTTGAAGTTGTTCGGCGGATTAGAAAAGGtgaaaagaatataatttagtaaaaaatataatctttaatattattattattaaaaagaaaaatactttttttcagACAAAACTCTCTTTTGTTTGTCTAATTTAATGCATAGAGTTTCACATTGGACAGCAAAGAAGCTTTTGTTACTTTGTGCCAAATGGAGGGTccttagctctctctctctagactctatcccccccccctctctctctctctctctctctctctgagattCTTCTCTCTCCCAAACCAAACCCAGCAAATCGATATTTTTTTTCGGTAGCCACTGCCTCACAAATTATAAGTTTCTTCAGGTAAAAAAATTCAGCTCTACAATTTACAAGACATGCTTCTAAGacttgttctttttgttttctttgccAGTTTTTTGTTGTCCTTAATTTTCTAGTGACTCTACTTTCTGTTGTTACATCTCTGGCTTTCGTTTTTGTGCTGCTGAGGAATTGAAGGAATGACAGATGGTTGTAATATAAATTTGAGGtcatatttattgttgttgttgtttttgctgCTGCTGTTGTTTTTGCTTCCTGTATAATCAACATTGCATTTTGAATGCTGTAGTTAGTGGaagttctctttttcttttttcctgccAAGAACCCGCATACCGAAaacttttaataaattcttCCTTATTTTCTGCCTTAAAaagcataaaatttcattttctttactcTCGTTTTTGAGTTTTCCCTCTCTcggattatatatttattttccttttatgcatttaaatttgtAGGCCACATTTAGTTCAAGTACGCCTCTGCTTTTTAGATTTATAGGTTGCGGTTTGATCTGCTGtgtaattacttttttttttgaaattattctCTTACGAATTTTTGGTCAACGTTCTGGACGTAGTTTAGTCCCTGAAGCTCTTTAGAATTTTTGTTCATTCCTCCCTGGATATTACGCAGCTTCTGTGCCCAAGTGGTCGCTATAAACTTCGGTTTCAAGTTATTTTAAACTAGATTTTTCTATAACTACAGTGGGATCTCAAATACATGCTCaactttttgttattattataatatacgTTGAACATGTTGCTTGTACCTAGTTTTTGGGCAAAAAAAACAGACAATTGTTTGTGATTAAAGGGATGCTTGATTAGATAGAGGAAAGTTTGCAGTTGATCATTGGATTACCTTCTATTTGTTTGCCTATTAAGGGTGCCAGCTGTTGTTTCATGTATTGGTGTTTACTCCTTTATCTGTTTAAAGATTCATGATTTCTCATATTTCTGATACATTTCTTTGATTatcagattaaaaaaagaatttcgGTATTTTGGGTTTTGCAAAATTTGGCAaggtaaaaaaaattggagatttTCAGTGTAAGTTCCAATGTCTCCTCCACTGCTTGGTGTTGGGGAGGAGGAGGGCCGGGGCAATGTCACTTTAATGGCTTCCTCCTCCTCACTAGACAGCTTATGCCGCAATAGCTATGAATTGAAAGAGCGCAACTACATGGGTTTATCTGATTGTTCCTCAGTGGACAGCTCAGTGGTATCCACTGTGGCTGATGAGACTAAAAGTAGTAGTCTCAATGTGAAGGCTACAGAACTGAGGCTTGGGCTTCCTGGATCCCCGTCTCCTGAAAGAGATCCAGAACTCTGCTTGCCAAGTTCAACTCAACTAGATGAGAAACCCCTCTTCCCATTGCATCCTTTGAACGATGGCCACTACTCTTCTACACAGAAGAGTGTTGCTTCAGGCAGCAAAAGAGGGTTCTCCGATGCTATGGATGGATTCTCAGAGGTGAAAGTCACAGCTTTGCTGAAGAGAATTGGATCTTACTTACTGTTGGATCTATCTCTGATTTACCGCCACATGTTTGTTGCAGGGGAAATATCTTGCTAATTCAGAGGTAAAAGTGATGCTGTCTCCAAGGCCTTCTTCAAAATTGGGTCTTAAAGCTGGTTCTGTTCTCGAGAACCTTGGGACTCAACCAGCAAACACAAAAGACGTAGCACCCCCAAAAATAGTACAAGAGAGGCCTCACGCTGCTATTGAACCCCGAGCAAGTCATAATGGTTCTGCAAATAGTAATAGCTGTGCTCCTGCTACCAAGTAAGTGCAAAGAGGGTTCTGATCATACTGTTGGGCTTAACCATGAGAATTATATCTCATATCCCCGTGTGGCAGGGCACAGGTTGTGGGTTGGCCACCTATAAGATCATTTAGGAAGAACTCATTGACTATTACTTCAAAGAACAATGATGAAGTAGATGGAAAAATGGTGCCTGGAGCTCTATTTATCAAGGTCAGCATGGATGGTGCTCCTTATTTGAGGAAAGTGGACCTAAAAAATTACTCCGCATACCTGGACCTGTCTTCTGCACTTGAAAAGATGTTCAGCTGTTTTACCATTGGTGAGTCGGTCCAAAGTTTTAGTTAATTTCAAAGATCATGGTTGACTTATTATATGATGTAGTTTTTTCAGagcttatatatttttgcactttAATGCTACATACTGTGGTTTGCATGCGCATGCTGCTGTTGTGATGTGTCAGGTCAATATGGATCTCATGGAACTCTGGGCAGGGAGGTGCTGAGTGAGAGCAAACTGAAGGATCTGCTTCATGGCTCCGAATATGTTCTTACATACGAAGATAAAGATGGTGACTGGATGCTTGTGGGTGATGTCCCCTGGGAGTAAGCTCGGAttctccttatttgttttcattgcTTATTGAACTGTTACATaatgaaacttttttatttaaaaatttaaaactgcTGGGGTTATGATGTCGTTCTAGGGATGCTATTGTGGATTGGAATGATAGCTAATGTTAATGATAGTTGAGAATTTGCTGAAAAATACTTAGAAGCCAATGAAGTGGTGATCTATATGGATAGGTATTGGAACACATGAATGGGATGTGAGTTCATAGTATGCATGGTATACCCTATTGGCATGTCAAACAGTGCAGCAAGCTATTGGCCTGCAATTGATGGTGATGAATCATGATGATGTAATGTGTAAGCCTTCACCAATAATGTTTATTGGCTTTATGCATAGCTTATAAAAGTGCACTTTTATGAATTCTCCATTGGTCTCAAATGGGAGAAATATGGCGTGGTTATGATGCTTGCTTATTTAGCATGACTTAGGACAGCAAGATGAGAATTGTTCTCCACCTCTTTTGCGGATTTCCAACTAAAAATGAATTGAGACAGCTCCATAATATGTTAGCTTTGTAGTTTATACTTATTAACAATGAGCTGACAAGTAGTAGTTAGTTTGGTCCAGTTTTACTTTTATAGATACATATGCTTaatcatttttgtaaaattatggaAAAGATCTGATATATTCTACTCCTTTGTTTTATATGTAAAGAATAGGCTaggtgttctctcttgtatataTCCAGTATATTTGGTTatgcctattgatattaataaatttttacttacaaaaaaaatgtaaagaataCTTTCTGTTGTCCAGGTCTCAGACCTTATTATACTTCTTAAGTGGAATAgcttttaatttagaaaatgaacTGTCAGCCATAGCAATAGAGAGAAGATTACCGGTATTGGCTTGGGCGAAGAAAGGGAGAAATGATTAAAagatcttcttttatatattactatcgAAGATTCTGAGATGCTGGCATTTTGGTCAATTTGTTATGAGCTGAACCTTTACTTAAGGAGTAAGATTCTCTACATTGGGGTTCATCTCTAATTAATTGCTGCTTGCATCACGCGTTTTATTACCCAGAATAGCTGTCTACTAAATTCCTAGGTGGAATATAATGTAACCTTTTACTTCTTGCAGGATGTTTATTGGTACATGCAAGAGGCTGAGAATCATGAAGAGTTCTGATGCTATTGGCCTAGGTGCGTATATCATGCATCCATAAAACTCTCTCTTATGTTTGCCCACCTCAGTAAATATTCAAACCACCCCTGTCCTTATTCAAACAGTTTTACACTCGAACAGTGCATAAAGAAGTTGAACCCAGATCAGAGTCAGTGTGACTCTTAACAAAAAGTTGTTCATATTCTATTCATGGCAACTATACAACTGCTTAGCTTTTGAACTGATGCCTTTTCGATACCTTTAAATAATTGCTTTAGTACTTGAAAcatttagggtaggtttggggggtgagatgagaattttgtgttttgttttgaagtttaaaatattaagttttggtattattattgttttgggatttgaaaaatgtgtattgggatttgaaaaagttgaattgtttattatattttgtatggggatttgaaaaaggtgtaatgatgagatgagatgggatgagaattttgtgttttggttttggccccaaacctgccctaatgaCAAATGCATTCCGCATGAATGGTTTGTAGTAAAGTTAATGCTGCAATGTAGGAAGTCGCCCAGAAACTTAACCCGGTCTAGCCATGTTAAGactgcattttttatttatggaatggTGGTTGCTATCCAACCTGATCTCCTGTTTAGtatctttaaaaacataattttattcttaaaaaatgagAGCTATGGGATGCAATGGAACCAAGTGATGGGCCTGAAAAGATTTGGGTCCCAAGTTTCACACAAGGTATAACTTGACCATGATTCTTAATGCTGGCTTCTGCCTAAATTACATATGAAGATACTTTGGGCGATGCTTGTTCATGAGTTGCATTTTAGCACCCGCATTTTACATGTCAGATTCAGTTCTcatgacccttttttttttgtgtgcacAGCTCCAAGGGCCGTAGAGAAGTGCAGGAACAGGAACTAGCTAGCTCTGGACATGATTAATCCTATCCTTCCAGCAGCCCACCAGAAGATTCGAAGGTAAAGAAGCAAATCGACCAGATTTTAGTTGGAGGATGAGTCAATGAAGAATGGTAGGTTGTTGGACTGGGTAGGAGATCTTGCCTCGGCTGCTTTTACTATGTTACcttatttatgtttttcttcGCCATGGAATTAATATTCTTGTGGGCAATTTCAAATTTGTTATATTTGTAGGACTCCCAAGACCTTATGTATGTGGGAGTACGTTTGTTGTTCTTCTATCTGTGCAAGTCCTGTTCCGGTACAGAATGCTTAGTATGTAAAGTGCGTTGGCCTGCGAACTCTACTCTGTTTTGTATGCGTGTATGATCAAAGACCTCCAAGTTTTCTTTCGACCTGACTTCCTTTTCAAGTTGTTTGCGCCTGTGTATGATTATGATTCCCTTAAGTTACAAGACCTTGGGGTCAATAGGAGAAATAGACAACATGAAATAGGCCTGATAGCATTTATTGAGCATTTAATACTCTCCTAGTTGAGttactgattaaaaaagaaatgctcTCCTAGTTGAGTCTCAAGTTTAgacaagaatttgagaaatttttgttGGTGGGCGACTGGCCACCACATCCGGCCCCTCCGCCTCGCGTGGGGCAGTCGGGGGCATCCACCCACACATTGTTGGCATGCGGATGGACCCCTACACGGTTTTGGGAGTCGGGGGACGGGGATGGGGCTGGGCCCAAAGCCCACCTGGGGTTTCTCACATCTGCCCagcctaaatatatatatatatatatatatatatattaaaaaataataataaaactatgTCGTTTTGGTGTATGgatttgttctctctctctctctttcctatGTTTAAACACCTGTAATTGTTGTCATCACCCTATCCGGTTGTCAATGCagactctctccctctcgtcGTTGCCCCCAGCCCAAggtatctctctctttgtggAAGCTCTCTTACTCTCTGATATTTGTTGTGGCTCGTGGGTGGGTGATGGTGGACGGCCATGGGGTCAATCCGCCCCCAGCATTCAGATGGGGGCACCCGCCCATGGGGTTGGGGTCGGGGCCGGGGGCCCAACTCTCCCCCATCTCCGCCATGCAAGTGCAAGGGCGGGGCCAGTGGTGACCCGTTTGGGGGTGTGGGTAGCAGCCTAGTTCACATATATGCATGACAGACAATTAACATACATTAGGCATTGACATGCTTGCGATATATTATATTGAATTAAAGTCTCAAACTTTCACAATTGAAAAAGGGTTTGTGCAGTCTGTTCTTAAACAAAATGAGAAACTGCCAGCCC belongs to Juglans regia cultivar Chandler chromosome 8, Walnut 2.0, whole genome shotgun sequence and includes:
- the LOC109011815 gene encoding auxin-responsive protein IAA9-like, with the translated sequence MSPPLLGVGEEEGRGNVTLMASSSSLDSLCRNSYELKERNYMGLSDCSSVDSSVVSTVADETKSSSLNVKATELRLGLPGSPSPERDPELCLPSSTQLDEKPLFPLHPLNDGHYSSTQKSVASGSKRGFSDAMDGFSEGKYLANSEVKVMLSPRPSSKLGLKAGSVLENLGTQPANTKDVAPPKIVQERPHAAIEPRASHNGSANSNSCAPATKAQVVGWPPIRSFRKNSLTITSKNNDEVDGKMVPGALFIKVSMDGAPYLRKVDLKNYSAYLDLSSALEKMFSCFTIGQYGSHGTLGREVLSESKLKDLLHGSEYVLTYEDKDGDWMLVGDVPWEMFIGTCKRLRIMKSSDAIGLAPRAVEKCRNRN